A genome region from Brassica oleracea var. oleracea cultivar TO1000 chromosome C2, BOL, whole genome shotgun sequence includes the following:
- the LOC106324160 gene encoding uncharacterized protein LOC106324160, whose translation MANVLVLLSDLHSGRSSSAVEVRLLRFWEARNVRRSGELMGVDMLLLDSQSTMMPATVNVNRLATHLTNLEEGSVYSLTGFEVTRCNQNYRLSDSSLLIRFTDSTSFKKVTEPAVPIPLESFRFRNYSEMLGLANSNNQLPDLIGEITAVKSTVTDPPQDKNRVMATIKMDNDMSVTMSLFDAQAVKIHNQLEQIGVDPRVVVATSVNPKIVGGKQPV comes from the exons ATGGCTAACGTTTTGGTTCTCCTATCCGATCTCCATTCCGGTCGCTCTTCCTCCGCCGTCGAAGTCCGCTTGCTCCGCTTCTGGGAGGCCAGAAACGTCCGCCGTAGTGGAGAACTCATGGGCGTCGACATGCTCTTACTCGACTCGCAG TCAACCATGATGCCGGCTACAGTTAATGTTAACCGTCTCGCAACACACCTGACTAATCTTGAAGAGGGTTCGGTCTACTCTCTTACCGGTTTTGAAGTCACACGTTGTAACCAGAATTATCGCCTGTCAGACTCTTCTCTACTAATCCGGTTTACCGACTCCACCTCTTTCAAGAAGGTCACCGAACCAGCCGTTCCAATACCTCTTGAATCATTCCGGTTCCGTAACTACAGTGAAATGCTTGGTCTTGCTAATTCCAACAATCAATTACCGG ATCTTATTGGCGAGATTACTGCTGTCAAGAGTACGGTAACTGACCCTCCTCAGGACAAGAATCGTGTCATGGCGACCATTAAGATGGACAA TGACATGTCTGTGACTATGAGCCTCTTTGACGCTCAGGCTGTTAAGATTCATAATCAGCTAGAACAGATAGGAGTGGATCCAAGGGTTGTTGTTGCAACCAGTGTGAACCCGAAGATTGTGGGAGGTAAGCAACCAGTGTGA